One segment of Rickettsiella grylli DNA contains the following:
- a CDS encoding DedA family protein has protein sequence MSLPTLLDQFLPWLNHYGSFAIFIWFGLGIFALPIPEESLLLLLGFLVAKGKLAIFSSFIAAFAGSCCGITGSYALGLATGHYLSQSWGRYIGLTEKRYQSAHQWFERFGKWALVIGYFIPGVRHLTGYVAGALKLHFRYFAFFAYFGACLWVILFMSMGYFFHNHWPTAAEILPHD, from the coding sequence ATGTCTTTACCCACGTTGTTGGATCAATTTTTACCTTGGCTTAATCATTATGGTAGTTTCGCTATTTTTATTTGGTTTGGTCTTGGGATTTTTGCCTTGCCTATTCCTGAAGAGTCCTTATTATTATTGCTAGGATTTTTAGTGGCGAAAGGAAAACTGGCTATTTTTTCAAGTTTTATAGCCGCTTTTGCAGGAAGCTGTTGTGGAATTACAGGAAGTTATGCCTTAGGTTTAGCAACGGGACATTATCTGAGCCAAAGTTGGGGTCGGTATATCGGTTTAACTGAAAAGCGTTATCAGAGTGCTCACCAGTGGTTTGAACGTTTTGGCAAATGGGCGTTGGTTATCGGTTATTTTATTCCGGGTGTGCGTCACCTGACAGGTTATGTGGCGGGCGCATTAAAGTTACATTTTCGATATTTTGCGTTCTTTGCTTATTTCGGGGCCTGTTTATGGGTGATTTTATTTATGAGCATGGGATATTTTTTTCACAATCATTGGCCTACTGCTGCTGAAATCTTACCCCACGATTGA
- a CDS encoding L,D-transpeptidase, with protein sequence MRILIRFGLLIALLVLFLMMHGDSFAARGWLLQSLCNDPRLYCLVVARGETWYTLFPNPQRRALVQRINRMNTGLWPGMRIAAPRDLNAINWMEYTPFSPYRTPSGRKMIVYSPALNAWAAYGPSGNIIRWGPASSGQNWCSDLGRPCHTPSGQFKIYDKRGPGCRSTKFPKPYGGAPMPYCMFFKGGFAMHGSRGGVPGYNASHGCVRLFVDDAYWLNREFADIGTRVIILPYPPSHSRQRQVYEEDDDDDDIIGNNEDFDFFNNQIADNTEPLKLDDYALDQHEKNNEQNEAELKKIEEAMTH encoded by the coding sequence ATGCGTATACTCATAAGATTTGGTTTATTAATTGCATTACTTGTTCTATTCTTAATGATGCACGGCGATAGTTTTGCCGCGCGCGGGTGGTTATTACAAAGCTTATGTAATGATCCTAGGCTCTACTGTTTAGTCGTCGCGCGAGGAGAGACGTGGTATACCTTATTTCCTAATCCACAACGCCGCGCATTAGTTCAACGGATTAACCGTATGAATACAGGTCTTTGGCCTGGAATGAGAATTGCAGCACCCCGCGATCTCAATGCCATTAATTGGATGGAGTATACACCATTTTCACCGTATAGAACGCCTTCGGGTCGAAAAATGATTGTTTATTCACCCGCTTTAAATGCCTGGGCGGCGTATGGTCCTTCCGGAAATATTATTCGATGGGGCCCCGCTTCCAGTGGACAAAATTGGTGTTCTGATTTAGGCAGGCCGTGTCATACCCCTTCAGGACAGTTTAAAATTTATGACAAACGGGGTCCGGGTTGTCGATCAACTAAATTTCCTAAACCCTACGGGGGTGCACCGATGCCTTACTGTATGTTTTTTAAAGGTGGGTTTGCGATGCATGGTTCTCGCGGTGGTGTACCGGGTTACAATGCAAGCCATGGTTGTGTTCGTTTATTTGTTGATGATGCCTATTGGCTGAATAGAGAATTTGCAGATATTGGTACACGGGTCATTATTTTACCTTATCCACCTTCGCATTCGCGACAACGACAGGTCTATGAGGAGGATGACGACGATGATGATATAATCGGAAACAATGAGGATTTCGATTTTTTTAATAATCAAATTGCTGACAATACAGAGCCCCTAAAATTAGATGATTATGCACTGGATCAACATGAAAAAAATAATGAACAAAATGAAGCTGAACTGAAAAAAATTGAAGAAGCGATGACCCATTAA
- a CDS encoding MFS transporter, translating into MLKLTENNRKWWILLAMSTSLSLIFIDQTALVVALPAIQRELNLTSSLTQWVINAYLLTLSTFILLGGKIGDRWGHKRAFLLGVIVFLMGSVGCALSHSSSWLILLRGLQGIGGALMMPSTNALITNAFPDKERGRALGMYVALAAIFLALGPLLGGFLTQFFDWRAVFWINVPIALISIILAFASVPGWTRTEKLNIDWLGFFISTLFISSFVLSFMEGSHWGWTSPSIVGLLFFSFISLGVFIVWETHHHHPFVELDLFKNSTFSILFSILLMIQSVGIIFVFWSLFLQNILHYTPLKAGLFLLPAMLPLIFMAPIGGHLRDRYGPKKPMSWGALLVILSLIWIGIFSHHQRYVLLLPGFLGFGIGMPLILSGIMATAMTIVGTQQRGIASALLNGARQLGTSMGLAVLAGLLSSVNKWQLSFRLKHYMHSFSLKESQIDGLLAKSKHAMRAVNHLSVENLAWLKHTMTISYVTAFSFTMFVAAFLVSMTFALIFKIPSQK; encoded by the coding sequence ATGCTGAAGTTGACTGAAAATAATCGTAAATGGTGGATACTTCTTGCCATGTCCACCTCCTTGTCGCTGATATTTATTGACCAAACCGCCTTGGTTGTCGCCTTACCGGCTATCCAACGGGAATTAAATCTCACGAGTAGTCTCACACAATGGGTCATCAACGCTTATCTATTAACCTTAAGCACTTTTATTTTACTGGGTGGAAAAATTGGTGATAGATGGGGCCATAAACGGGCTTTTTTATTGGGTGTCATTGTGTTTTTAATGGGATCGGTTGGCTGTGCGCTCTCCCATTCGAGCAGTTGGCTCATTCTTTTACGTGGCCTACAAGGTATCGGAGGGGCATTAATGATGCCCTCAACGAATGCCTTAATCACGAATGCTTTTCCCGATAAAGAACGAGGCAGAGCGTTGGGCATGTATGTCGCTCTGGCCGCCATTTTTCTTGCATTAGGCCCTTTATTAGGTGGATTTTTAACACAATTCTTTGATTGGCGCGCAGTATTCTGGATTAATGTTCCCATTGCATTAATCAGTATTATTTTAGCCTTTGCTTCTGTTCCCGGTTGGACACGTACTGAAAAATTAAATATCGATTGGTTAGGATTTTTTATTTCCACACTTTTTATTAGTAGTTTTGTATTAAGCTTTATGGAAGGCTCTCATTGGGGATGGACTTCTCCCTCCATTGTGGGTTTATTATTCTTTAGTTTCATAAGTCTTGGTGTTTTTATTGTATGGGAAACTCACCATCATCATCCTTTTGTCGAATTAGATCTTTTTAAAAATTCTACTTTTTCTATTTTATTTAGCATTTTATTGATGATTCAATCGGTGGGGATTATCTTTGTATTTTGGTCTCTCTTTTTACAAAATATACTTCATTACACGCCATTAAAAGCAGGCTTATTTCTTTTACCGGCCATGTTACCGCTTATTTTTATGGCACCTATCGGTGGTCATTTACGCGATCGCTATGGACCTAAAAAACCCATGTCTTGGGGGGCGTTGCTCGTTATTTTAAGTCTTATTTGGATCGGTATTTTCAGTCATCATCAACGTTATGTTCTTTTATTGCCTGGTTTTCTCGGTTTTGGTATTGGCATGCCACTCATCTTATCGGGAATCATGGCCACCGCAATGACTATAGTGGGTACCCAACAGCGTGGTATAGCAAGCGCCTTACTCAATGGTGCTCGGCAATTAGGAACGTCCATGGGTTTAGCAGTATTAGCTGGGTTGCTCAGCAGTGTCAATAAATGGCAACTCAGTTTTCGTTTAAAACATTATATGCATTCTTTTTCACTTAAAGAATCTCAAATTGATGGTTTATTAGCGAAATCCAAACACGCAATGCGTGCTGTCAATCATTTATCGGTAGAAAATCTAGCCTGGTTAAAACATACAATGACTATATCGTATGTCACCGCGTTTAGTTTCACCATGTTTGTTGCTGCTTTTTTGGTTTCAATGACCTTCGCTTTAATATTCAAAATCCCTTCCCAAAAATAG
- the cysS gene encoding cysteine--tRNA ligase — protein MLKIYNTLTQKKEAFKPMIAKKVGMYVCGMTVYDFCHIGHARVVVVFDVILRYLKMQGYQVNYIRNITDIDDKIIKRAQENNESPFELTQRMIKAMHEDFNRLNTLPPNAEPKATDAIVYIIALIQRLVDKAYAYRSENGDICFDVKKFKTYGDLAHQNVQKLRRGLRVAVDITKKDPLDFVLWKKAKSGEPSWESPWGPGRPGWHIECSAMSMAALGEHFDIHGGGLDLVFPHHQNEIAQSEGVTDKKFVNTWIHVGFVQIDRQKMSKSLGNFFTLRDVLKQYPAEVVRYFLISSHYRSPIQYSLENLQAAQAALQRLYTSLRGLVGKGPQKFVLEESSKEYQEKFEHAMNDDFNTPDALAILFELARRINRLRETNSKHAQRDANCLQYLASLLGILQQEPEQFLKLNQEKDPHLVEKINGLMNARNHARAAKNWQEADRIRDELLALNIVLEDTTTGTQWRRK, from the coding sequence ATGCTAAAAATTTATAATACATTGACACAAAAAAAAGAAGCGTTTAAACCGATGATTGCCAAGAAAGTAGGAATGTATGTGTGTGGGATGACGGTTTACGATTTTTGCCATATTGGACATGCCCGCGTGGTCGTCGTTTTTGATGTGATCCTTCGATACTTAAAAATGCAGGGCTATCAAGTGAATTATATTCGTAATATCACGGATATTGACGATAAAATTATCAAACGCGCGCAAGAAAATAATGAAAGCCCTTTCGAGCTGACTCAGCGCATGATTAAGGCGATGCACGAAGATTTCAATCGATTAAATACATTACCTCCCAATGCCGAACCGAAAGCGACCGATGCTATTGTGTATATTATCGCTTTAATTCAACGCCTAGTGGATAAAGCCTATGCGTATCGATCCGAAAATGGAGATATTTGTTTTGACGTCAAAAAATTTAAAACCTATGGTGATTTAGCGCATCAGAATGTGCAAAAATTACGTCGTGGTTTACGTGTAGCGGTTGATATCACAAAAAAAGACCCGTTAGATTTTGTCTTATGGAAAAAAGCAAAATCAGGGGAACCTTCTTGGGAATCACCGTGGGGACCGGGACGTCCCGGTTGGCATATCGAATGCTCAGCGATGTCCATGGCGGCTCTCGGTGAGCATTTTGATATTCATGGGGGAGGTTTGGATTTAGTGTTTCCCCATCATCAAAACGAAATTGCGCAATCAGAAGGAGTCACCGATAAAAAATTTGTCAATACATGGATTCATGTGGGTTTTGTACAAATCGATCGGCAGAAAATGTCAAAATCATTAGGTAATTTTTTTACGTTGCGCGATGTTTTAAAACAATATCCTGCCGAAGTTGTTCGTTATTTCTTAATATCCAGTCATTACCGTAGCCCCATACAGTATAGTTTGGAAAATTTACAAGCCGCACAGGCTGCTTTGCAACGTTTGTATACCAGCTTACGAGGTTTAGTCGGAAAAGGACCACAAAAATTTGTGTTGGAGGAGAGTTCAAAAGAATATCAAGAAAAATTTGAGCACGCGATGAATGATGATTTTAATACGCCGGATGCGTTAGCCATTCTGTTTGAATTAGCACGGAGAATTAATCGATTACGAGAAACAAATAGTAAGCACGCACAACGTGACGCAAACTGTTTACAATATCTTGCAAGCTTATTGGGTATTCTACAACAAGAACCTGAGCAGTTTTTGAAGCTTAATCAAGAGAAGGATCCCCATTTAGTGGAAAAAATTAATGGCTTAATGAATGCTCGGAATCATGCAAGAGCGGCTAAAAATTGGCAAGAAGCCGATAGGATACGCGATGAACTACTCGCTTTAAATATTGTGTTAGAAGATACAACAACCGGGACACAATGGCGAAGAAAATAA